One Actinospica robiniae DSM 44927 genomic region harbors:
- the tuf gene encoding elongation factor Tu, with protein MAKTPYVRTKPHVNIGTMGHVDHGKTTLTAAITKVLAERGTGTFVPFDRIDRAPEEARRGITINIAHVEYETDTRHYAHVDMPGHADYVKNMITGAAQLDGAILVVSAQDGVMPQTTEHVLLARQVGVEHLVVALNKSDGADPELLDLIELEVRELLSAHGYPGAEVPVVRVSGLRALEGDPRWTAAIGELLDAVDEAVPMPVRYTDAPFLLPVENVLTITGRGTVVTGAVERGTVRLGDRVELVGSGGEAIGSVVTGVETFGKPMEFAQAGDNVALLLRSIGREQVRRGVIVAAPGSVVPRTAFTARVFLLAAKDGGRRTPMASGYRPQFYLRTADVVGDMDFGVSGVARPGETVEVQVALGRPTPVEVGLSFAIREGGRTVGAGTVTSVVG; from the coding sequence ATGGCGAAGACGCCTTACGTGCGCACCAAGCCGCACGTCAACATCGGCACCATGGGGCACGTCGACCACGGTAAGACGACCCTCACGGCCGCCATCACCAAGGTGCTGGCCGAGCGCGGCACCGGTACCTTCGTGCCCTTCGACCGGATCGACCGGGCGCCGGAGGAGGCGCGGCGTGGGATCACCATCAACATCGCGCACGTCGAGTACGAGACCGACACCCGTCACTACGCGCACGTCGACATGCCCGGGCACGCGGACTACGTCAAGAACATGATCACCGGTGCGGCGCAGCTGGACGGCGCGATCCTGGTCGTCTCCGCGCAGGACGGGGTCATGCCCCAGACGACCGAGCACGTGCTGCTGGCCCGTCAGGTCGGCGTCGAGCACCTCGTCGTCGCGCTGAACAAGTCGGACGGAGCCGACCCGGAGCTGCTCGACCTGATCGAGCTCGAGGTGCGCGAGCTGCTCAGCGCGCACGGCTACCCCGGGGCCGAGGTCCCGGTCGTGCGCGTCTCCGGGCTGCGCGCGCTCGAAGGCGACCCGCGGTGGACCGCGGCGATCGGCGAGCTGCTCGACGCCGTCGACGAGGCGGTGCCGATGCCGGTGCGCTACACCGACGCGCCGTTCCTGCTGCCGGTGGAGAACGTGCTGACCATCACCGGTCGCGGCACGGTCGTCACCGGCGCGGTCGAGCGCGGCACGGTGCGCCTCGGCGACCGGGTGGAGCTCGTCGGCTCTGGCGGCGAGGCGATCGGCAGCGTGGTGACGGGCGTGGAGACCTTCGGCAAGCCGATGGAGTTCGCGCAGGCCGGCGACAACGTCGCGCTGCTGCTGCGCTCGATCGGGCGCGAGCAGGTGAGGCGCGGCGTGATCGTGGCCGCGCCGGGCAGCGTCGTGCCGCGCACCGCGTTCACCGCCCGGGTCTTCCTGCTCGCGGCGAAGGACGGCGGCCGGCGCACGCCGATGGCCAGCGGCTACCGGCCGCAGTTCTACCTGCGCACGGCGGACGTGGTCGGCGACATGGACTTCGGCGTGTCCGGCGTGGCCAGGCCGGGGGAGACGGTCGAGGTGCAGGTGGCGCTCGGCCGGCCGACCCCGGTCGAGGTGGGGCTCAGCTTCGCGATCCGCGAGGGCGGCCGCACGGTCGGGGCCGGCACCGTGACCTCGGTGGTGGGCTGA
- a CDS encoding NRDE family protein — MCTVVLDFDPGSRVPVLLIGVRDEQLDRPWVGPGPHWPQWPDLVGGQDLLAGGTWLAVDPGAPRAVCVLNGHGRHAPEETRLSRGELPLRYAARAAESELDPELSQVVEVERYDPFHLVCVTPDSARIWSWDGERLTGRVLAPGLHFVVNCGLEGADPGAEGPGAQQMHARIAHFRPLLAAADRPEPLAGTVAEVWGGWLALADGAGLAFEDPRALLVRAEFGGRLAGSSSVSLVALSRDRARYDFRAVREEADGWTTVLDAARPTIR, encoded by the coding sequence ATGTGCACCGTCGTTCTCGACTTCGATCCCGGATCCCGCGTCCCCGTGCTCCTCATCGGCGTGCGCGACGAGCAGCTCGACCGCCCCTGGGTCGGCCCGGGGCCGCACTGGCCGCAGTGGCCTGACTTGGTCGGCGGCCAGGACCTGCTGGCGGGCGGGACCTGGCTGGCCGTGGACCCCGGCGCGCCGCGTGCGGTCTGCGTGCTCAACGGGCATGGCCGGCACGCGCCCGAGGAGACGCGGCTGTCCCGAGGCGAGCTGCCGCTGCGCTACGCCGCCCGCGCCGCGGAATCAGAGCTCGACCCCGAGCTGAGTCAGGTAGTGGAGGTGGAACGCTACGACCCGTTCCACCTGGTGTGCGTGACGCCGGATTCGGCTCGGATCTGGAGCTGGGACGGGGAGCGTCTGACCGGCCGCGTCCTGGCGCCCGGGCTGCACTTCGTCGTCAACTGCGGGCTCGAGGGCGCCGACCCCGGCGCCGAAGGGCCGGGTGCGCAGCAGATGCACGCACGCATCGCGCATTTCCGCCCGCTGCTGGCCGCGGCGGACCGGCCGGAGCCACTGGCCGGAACGGTCGCGGAGGTCTGGGGCGGCTGGCTGGCGCTCGCGGACGGCGCCGGCCTCGCATTCGAGGACCCGCGGGCGCTGCTGGTGCGGGCCGAGTTCGGCGGACGGCTGGCCGGGTCCTCCTCGGTCAGCCTGGTGGCGCTGAGCCGCGACCGGGCGCGCTACGACTTCCGCGCCGTGCGGGAGGAGGCCGACGGCTGGACGACCGTACTCGACGCGGCCCGGCCGACGATCCGATAA
- a CDS encoding SCO2525 family SAM-dependent methyltransferase, translated as MAANADYDWNAFDAWDYVALNYAELREDDRRILELTAAFFAARGIDPGSRAVDVGTGANLYPALAMLPFCSRLSLLDFSDANIAWLGDEVIGYSENWNAFWDVLLRSEPYRSIDDPRAALRERAVVRRWNILEDGGRQWDLGTMFFVAESITAEPAEFQCAVRNFGALLKPGAPFAAAFMESSIGCVIGGRMFPAVGVDEDAVRAVFKSLSDDLVLYRPDEGVEPLREGYTGMILVHGTMR; from the coding sequence ATGGCCGCCAACGCGGACTACGACTGGAACGCGTTCGACGCCTGGGACTACGTGGCGCTCAACTATGCCGAACTGCGGGAGGACGACCGGCGCATCCTCGAGCTGACCGCAGCCTTCTTCGCCGCCCGCGGCATCGATCCCGGTTCCCGCGCGGTCGACGTGGGCACCGGGGCCAACCTCTACCCTGCGCTGGCCATGCTGCCGTTCTGCAGCCGGCTGAGCCTGCTCGACTTCTCCGATGCGAACATCGCATGGTTGGGTGATGAGGTGATTGGCTATTCGGAGAACTGGAACGCATTCTGGGATGTGCTCCTGCGCTCCGAGCCGTACCGGTCGATCGACGATCCGCGTGCCGCGCTGCGCGAGCGGGCGGTGGTGCGACGGTGGAACATCCTCGAAGACGGCGGACGGCAGTGGGATCTGGGCACGATGTTCTTCGTCGCCGAGTCGATCACGGCCGAACCGGCTGAGTTCCAGTGCGCCGTGCGCAACTTCGGCGCCTTGCTCAAGCCCGGCGCGCCGTTCGCGGCCGCGTTCATGGAGAGCTCCATCGGCTGCGTGATCGGCGGGCGCATGTTCCCGGCGGTGGGCGTCGACGAGGACGCGGTGCGGGCCGTGTTCAAGAGCCTGAGCGACGACCTCGTCCTCTACCGTCCGGACGAAGGCGTCGAGCCGCTGCGCGAGGGCTACACCGGCATGATTCTGGTCCACGGCACGATGCGTTAG
- a CDS encoding ABC transporter substrate-binding protein: MTIQTTSTAPVKQPIRLGALAPLTRPGFFEAGRHLGAGIELAVDEINAAGGIGGRPIELLLRDTAGAPGRAVDAVREFAARDAVAVVGEYHSVVAHAAAGEAVKARLPFVCSSAVLDAVVESPTDLVARVAPAQSYCWSVYADYLVSARHRHVALVIEPDRYWSAGARLLRTFLPERGARVTEFEYASLNGTSLTDALVAAGDVDALLLLVGYPEPAVSLVKAVRADPRLAGLRIGDPAGRAESPQWWALLGEDGADVPFLRYLPARLGPLGTRVAERLAGNLGEPASFVAFEGYDSVQVVAEAARVGGPDRRRVAEALTSVKVAGTRGTMSFARGSGADLQWTWPPVQVASRRDPRRPEAISVLFDDGVR, encoded by the coding sequence ATGACGATCCAGACCACTTCCACCGCCCCCGTGAAGCAGCCGATCCGCCTCGGCGCGCTGGCGCCCTTGACCCGGCCCGGCTTCTTCGAGGCCGGCCGCCATCTCGGCGCGGGAATCGAGCTGGCCGTCGACGAGATCAATGCGGCGGGTGGGATCGGCGGGCGTCCGATCGAGCTGTTGCTGCGCGACACGGCCGGGGCGCCGGGGCGAGCCGTGGACGCGGTCCGCGAGTTCGCCGCGCGGGATGCGGTGGCTGTCGTCGGGGAATATCACAGTGTTGTCGCCCACGCCGCCGCCGGAGAGGCGGTGAAGGCGCGGCTGCCGTTCGTCTGCTCGTCGGCGGTTCTGGACGCGGTGGTCGAGTCGCCGACCGACCTCGTAGCGCGGGTGGCGCCGGCGCAGTCGTATTGCTGGAGCGTCTACGCCGACTACCTCGTCTCGGCCAGGCACCGCCACGTCGCCCTCGTCATCGAACCCGATCGCTACTGGTCGGCGGGTGCGCGGCTGCTGCGGACGTTCCTTCCCGAGCGCGGCGCGCGCGTCACAGAGTTCGAATACGCGTCGCTCAACGGCACCTCCCTCACCGACGCTCTGGTCGCGGCGGGTGACGTGGACGCGCTGCTGCTCCTGGTGGGCTATCCGGAGCCGGCGGTCTCGCTGGTCAAGGCCGTGCGGGCGGATCCCCGCCTGGCCGGCCTGCGGATCGGGGACCCGGCCGGCCGCGCGGAATCGCCGCAGTGGTGGGCGCTGCTCGGCGAGGACGGCGCGGACGTCCCCTTCCTGCGCTACCTGCCCGCTCGGCTCGGGCCGCTGGGTACCCGGGTCGCCGAGCGCCTGGCCGGGAATCTCGGTGAGCCCGCTTCGTTCGTCGCGTTCGAGGGCTACGACTCGGTTCAGGTGGTGGCCGAGGCGGCGCGCGTCGGGGGACCGGATCGTCGGCGCGTCGCCGAGGCCCTGACCAGCGTCAAGGTCGCCGGCACCCGCGGCACGATGAGCTTCGCCCGGGGCTCGGGCGCGGACCTGCAGTGGACCTGGCCGCCGGTCCAGGTCGCCTCCCGCCGCGATCCGCGACGCCCCGAGGCAATCAGTGTCCTGTTCGACGACGGCGTCCGCTGA
- a CDS encoding FAD-dependent oxidoreductase, whose protein sequence is MGRQVSRRGLLRRAAGTVAAGTALSGTGITSASAAQAPELERLDAENAVGSIGAAEAAGRFGNLRVLPGDGRYDTLSQGFNQRFTSEPRYIQLITDDQSAVGSLREALGRGLRPTIRGGGHCYENFVENTGGAILDLSTMKGVTSSRDKYGHAAYCVEAGATNWDVYCQLFRKYGVTAPGGSCYSVGVGGHICGGGYGVLSRRNGLIVDYLVQVDVVTVRNGQVRVTSAHRSDPADSPTGQLFWAHTGGGGGNFGMVLRYYFTSALPTPPARVWLSSIAWPWAEILKRPNDFRRLLKNFGEFFAAHSGPDEPVYQDLFSILKLTHKTNGNLGLSSHWMRDETASLDEYLAAIQDGLQTEPIALTDGAAGSGADFVVAAEKRRQMPWFQETMTVNGSGPNQRGKYKSAYHRKPFTDHQIDALWYWLTKDDPNADLTQTLCQVDSYGCRTNAVSPTATAVPQRDSIMKLQYQTYWTMPAQDEAHLKFMKAFYADVYSPTGGVPEISDATHDRDTDGCYVNYPDIDLGVATDRAPKYPRLYYKENYQRLRTAKRLWDPRNVFHHAQSIIP, encoded by the coding sequence ATGGGTCGCCAGGTTTCACGTCGAGGACTGCTGCGCCGCGCCGCCGGCACCGTGGCGGCCGGGACCGCCCTCAGCGGCACCGGGATCACCAGCGCCTCGGCCGCGCAGGCTCCGGAACTCGAGCGTCTCGACGCCGAGAACGCCGTCGGCTCCATCGGCGCCGCCGAAGCCGCGGGCCGGTTCGGCAACCTGCGCGTGCTGCCGGGCGACGGCCGGTACGACACCCTCAGCCAGGGGTTCAACCAGCGCTTCACCAGCGAGCCGCGCTACATCCAGCTGATCACCGACGACCAGAGCGCGGTGGGCTCGCTGCGCGAGGCCCTCGGCCGCGGGCTGCGGCCGACGATCCGCGGCGGCGGCCACTGCTACGAGAACTTCGTCGAGAACACCGGCGGCGCGATCCTCGACCTGAGCACGATGAAGGGCGTCACGAGCAGCCGGGACAAGTACGGGCACGCCGCGTACTGCGTCGAAGCGGGCGCCACCAACTGGGACGTCTACTGCCAGCTGTTCCGCAAGTACGGCGTGACCGCGCCGGGCGGCTCGTGCTACTCGGTGGGCGTGGGCGGCCACATCTGCGGCGGCGGGTACGGCGTGCTCTCCCGGCGCAACGGCCTGATCGTCGACTACCTCGTCCAGGTGGACGTCGTCACCGTCCGCAACGGCCAGGTCCGGGTGACCAGCGCACACCGCTCGGATCCGGCCGACTCCCCCACCGGACAGCTGTTCTGGGCGCACACCGGCGGTGGCGGCGGCAACTTCGGCATGGTCCTGCGCTACTACTTCACCAGCGCGCTGCCCACCCCGCCGGCCCGGGTCTGGCTCAGCTCCATCGCCTGGCCCTGGGCCGAGATCCTCAAGCGCCCGAACGACTTCCGCCGGCTGCTGAAGAACTTCGGCGAGTTCTTCGCCGCCCACAGCGGCCCGGACGAGCCGGTCTACCAGGACCTGTTCAGCATCCTGAAGCTGACCCACAAGACCAACGGCAACCTCGGCCTGTCCAGCCACTGGATGCGGGACGAGACCGCGTCCCTGGACGAATACCTCGCCGCGATCCAGGACGGCCTGCAGACCGAGCCGATCGCCCTCACCGACGGCGCGGCCGGCTCCGGGGCCGACTTCGTGGTCGCCGCGGAGAAGCGCCGCCAGATGCCCTGGTTCCAGGAGACCATGACGGTCAACGGCTCCGGGCCCAACCAGCGCGGCAAGTACAAGTCCGCCTACCACCGCAAGCCCTTCACGGACCACCAGATCGACGCGCTCTGGTACTGGCTGACCAAGGACGACCCGAACGCCGACCTGACCCAGACCCTGTGCCAGGTCGACTCCTACGGGTGCCGCACCAACGCCGTCTCCCCGACCGCCACGGCCGTCCCGCAGCGCGACTCGATCATGAAGCTGCAGTACCAGACGTACTGGACCATGCCCGCCCAGGACGAGGCCCACCTGAAGTTCATGAAGGCCTTCTACGCGGACGTATACAGCCCCACCGGCGGCGTGCCCGAGATCAGCGACGCGACCCACGACCGCGACACGGACGGGTGCTACGTCAACTACCCGGACATCGACCTGGGCGTCGCGACGGACCGGGCACCGAAGTACCCCCGGCTCTACTACAAGGAGAACTACCAGCGGCTGCGGACGGCCAAGCGGCTGTGGGATCCGCGCAACGTCTTCCACCACGCCCAGTCGATCATCCCCTGA
- a CDS encoding class I SAM-dependent methyltransferase, which produces MSEYEAGTDFDAEERRIWAGRAEAFQAGFAKLCAHTACALLDAAAVGPGVRLLDVGTGIGTVAAAACDRGAEVAAVDAEPGMVELARRNAPAADVREGVLPGLPFPAGSFDVVVANFVVNHVGRPAAAVAAMRAATRPGGRVAATIWCAPAGQGHELFDRAAEAAGAQPPASLPRIASEYDFPRTPEGFAGLFTAAGLADVSCETLSWDHLADPEEWWGGAAAGVGMISQKISRQDPDTIKRIKAAYDELTHEFVGPDGRLVLRYHALLAAGRVES; this is translated from the coding sequence ATGTCCGAATACGAGGCCGGGACGGACTTCGACGCGGAGGAGCGGCGGATCTGGGCGGGCCGGGCCGAGGCGTTCCAGGCCGGCTTCGCCAAGCTCTGCGCGCACACGGCGTGCGCGCTGCTCGACGCGGCGGCCGTCGGCCCCGGCGTGCGGCTGCTGGATGTGGGGACCGGGATCGGCACGGTCGCGGCCGCCGCGTGTGACCGCGGTGCCGAGGTCGCTGCCGTGGACGCGGAACCCGGCATGGTCGAGCTGGCCCGGCGCAACGCCCCGGCTGCGGACGTGCGCGAGGGCGTGCTGCCCGGCCTGCCGTTCCCCGCCGGAAGCTTCGATGTGGTCGTGGCGAACTTCGTGGTCAACCACGTGGGCCGGCCCGCCGCGGCCGTGGCCGCGATGCGTGCGGCCACGCGGCCGGGCGGGCGGGTCGCGGCGACGATCTGGTGCGCCCCGGCGGGACAGGGCCATGAGCTCTTCGATCGCGCCGCCGAGGCCGCCGGCGCGCAACCGCCCGCGAGCCTGCCGCGGATCGCTTCGGAGTACGACTTCCCGCGCACTCCCGAGGGTTTCGCAGGGTTGTTCACCGCGGCCGGCCTGGCCGACGTCAGCTGCGAGACGCTCAGCTGGGACCATCTGGCCGATCCGGAGGAGTGGTGGGGCGGTGCCGCGGCCGGAGTCGGCATGATCTCGCAGAAGATCAGCAGGCAGGACCCCGACACGATCAAGCGGATCAAGGCGGCCTACGACGAGTTGACGCACGAGTTCGTCGGCCCGGACGGCCGGCTCGTACTGCGCTATCACGCGCTGTTGGCCGCCGGCCGGGTCGAGAGCTGA
- a CDS encoding flavin reductase family protein, giving the protein MSGLATRPDSLGSETGSAELRRTLGRFPTGITIVTTGGRRPAGMTVNAFTSVSLEPPLLLICVKLGSEILGSITETRVFAVSILARGQEGVARRFADPARARGRHAFDGLVFVPGPRTGAPLITGAQAALECELHAVYEGGDHSILLGEIVSNSRAGEPGALVYFESAFRSLSAAAHRRAD; this is encoded by the coding sequence ATGAGCGGCCTCGCCACAAGACCCGATTCCCTTGGTTCCGAGACCGGGAGCGCGGAACTGCGCCGCACGCTGGGCCGTTTCCCAACCGGCATCACGATCGTGACGACGGGCGGCCGGCGTCCCGCGGGCATGACCGTTAATGCGTTTACCTCGGTGTCCCTCGAACCGCCGTTGCTGTTGATCTGTGTCAAGCTCGGCTCGGAGATCCTCGGCTCTATCACCGAGACCAGGGTGTTCGCCGTCTCGATCCTCGCGCGCGGACAGGAGGGCGTTGCCCGCCGCTTCGCGGACCCGGCACGCGCGCGTGGCCGGCATGCGTTCGACGGCCTGGTCTTCGTACCCGGACCACGCACCGGGGCGCCGCTCATCACCGGGGCTCAGGCCGCGCTGGAGTGCGAACTACACGCCGTCTACGAGGGCGGCGACCATTCGATTCTGCTAGGGGAGATCGTGAGCAACTCACGTGCGGGCGAACCAGGGGCATTAGTCTATTTCGAGAGCGCGTTCCGAAGCCTCTCCGCTGCCGCGCACCGGCGAGCGGACTGA
- a CDS encoding DUF1702 family protein — MRALRQVRRRVLTPPMSETKFATRGFHAKDDASRELLETVGASFLTGYGLAAESRGRADVESGVRGLEREFQGFAYEGAAMAFAVRDGLALGTTRHLQDFLKGEAEHHRYMVYVGAGWAMARLPRLLWPTIRMPDPLLRWLALDGYGFHQAYFRTDDFVRKQRVETRRSWPVGEPFAYANRAIDQGIGRAMWFVVGADADRAADLADGFDPARRSDLYAGLGLAATYAGGAHERELKTLRERAGADRRFLGQGAAFAAAARVEAGLETPHTELAAQLLCGVSAAEAARICTMEQPNGAETWGSQPSYEQWRLHIAERMPA; from the coding sequence ATGCGGGCCCTGCGTCAGGTCCGCCGCAGGGTACTGACCCCGCCGATGTCAGAGACCAAGTTCGCCACCCGCGGCTTCCACGCCAAGGACGACGCGAGTCGTGAGCTGCTCGAAACCGTGGGCGCCTCATTCCTCACCGGCTACGGGCTGGCGGCCGAGTCCCGCGGACGAGCCGACGTCGAGTCGGGTGTGCGCGGTCTCGAGCGTGAGTTCCAAGGCTTCGCCTATGAGGGCGCTGCCATGGCCTTCGCGGTGCGCGACGGCCTGGCGCTCGGGACGACCCGGCACCTGCAGGATTTCCTGAAGGGCGAGGCCGAACACCATCGCTACATGGTGTACGTAGGCGCCGGTTGGGCGATGGCACGTCTACCGCGGCTCCTGTGGCCGACGATTCGCATGCCGGACCCGTTGCTTCGCTGGCTCGCTCTCGACGGATACGGATTTCACCAGGCTTACTTCCGGACTGACGACTTCGTGCGGAAGCAGCGTGTGGAGACCCGGCGCTCCTGGCCCGTTGGCGAGCCCTTCGCGTACGCCAATCGGGCCATCGATCAGGGTATCGGACGTGCGATGTGGTTCGTCGTCGGTGCGGACGCGGACCGGGCCGCGGATCTCGCGGACGGGTTCGATCCGGCCCGCAGATCCGACCTCTATGCCGGTCTCGGACTGGCCGCCACGTACGCCGGCGGCGCACACGAGCGTGAGCTCAAGACGCTGCGGGAGCGGGCGGGCGCGGATCGGCGGTTCCTCGGCCAGGGCGCGGCGTTCGCCGCAGCGGCCCGAGTCGAGGCCGGACTGGAGACGCCGCACACCGAGCTCGCCGCGCAGTTGCTCTGCGGCGTCTCGGCCGCCGAGGCGGCTCGGATCTGCACCATGGAGCAACCCAACGGAGCGGAGACCTGGGGCTCCCAGCCCTCGTACGAACAATGGCGACTCCACATCGCCGAGCGCATGCCCGCATGA
- a CDS encoding acyl-CoA thioesterase, whose product MRNDYFEYRHLVGFEETNLVGNVYYVNYFRWQGRCRELFLREYAPEIIDDLNGDLKLFTLKCDCEYISEITAFDEVSIRMSLFELTQTQIEFGFDYVRLGDGREEFVARGRQRIACMRGPNGATKPTRVPAGLRTALEQYAEVRRSGAADPVHLGGAVS is encoded by the coding sequence ATGAGAAACGACTACTTCGAGTACCGGCACCTCGTCGGCTTCGAGGAGACGAACCTGGTCGGGAACGTCTACTACGTCAACTATTTCCGTTGGCAGGGACGGTGCCGAGAGCTGTTCCTGCGGGAGTACGCGCCCGAGATCATCGACGACCTGAACGGCGACCTCAAGCTGTTCACGCTCAAGTGCGATTGCGAGTACATCTCCGAGATCACCGCCTTCGACGAGGTCTCAATCCGGATGAGCCTGTTCGAACTGACCCAGACGCAGATCGAATTCGGCTTCGACTACGTCCGCCTCGGCGACGGTCGCGAGGAGTTCGTCGCCAGGGGCCGCCAGCGCATCGCGTGCATGCGCGGCCCGAACGGCGCGACGAAGCCGACGCGCGTGCCCGCCGGATTGCGTACCGCACTCGAGCAGTATGCGGAGGTACGGCGGTCGGGCGCGGCCGATCCCGTGCATCTCGGCGGGGCGGTGTCATGA
- a CDS encoding NADPH-dependent FMN reductase, with protein sequence MPNTYRLAIVIGSVREGRFGPTVAEWVAEQARKHAGFEVAVVDLADYDIPIELPALSPKHAGENYPRPEGMAPLTAALADADAYILVTPEYNHSYPASLKAAIDWHFTQWTAKPVAFVSYGGAAGGRHAVLHLENVLTELHAVTIRDGLGFPNYFTAWQDGEPIDSESANRAKLMLDQLVWWAGALRTARDASPYPG encoded by the coding sequence ATGCCGAACACGTACAGACTCGCCATCGTCATCGGAAGCGTCCGCGAAGGACGCTTCGGCCCCACCGTCGCCGAGTGGGTCGCAGAACAGGCCCGCAAGCACGCTGGTTTCGAGGTGGCGGTCGTCGATCTCGCGGACTACGACATCCCCATCGAGCTGCCCGCGCTCTCGCCCAAGCACGCCGGCGAGAACTACCCGCGCCCCGAGGGCATGGCCCCGCTCACCGCTGCATTGGCCGATGCCGACGCCTACATCCTCGTCACACCCGAGTACAACCACAGCTATCCGGCGTCGCTCAAGGCCGCCATCGACTGGCATTTCACGCAGTGGACCGCCAAACCGGTCGCCTTCGTCAGCTATGGCGGCGCAGCGGGTGGCCGGCACGCGGTGCTGCACCTGGAGAACGTGCTGACCGAGCTGCACGCGGTGACCATCCGCGACGGCCTCGGCTTCCCGAACTACTTCACCGCGTGGCAGGATGGCGAACCGATCGACTCCGAATCGGCGAACCGGGCGAAGCTGATGCTCGATCAGCTGGTCTGGTGGGCGGGCGCTCTGCGCACGGCACGGGACGCGTCGCCGTATCCGGGCTGA
- a CDS encoding MFS transporter yields MTSEISYQEPDERRARVRVKAFEHPFAFWSGAIMCAVGVGLHLPMYYSTRSMHYVMAGMRPDATMIIGMALIGVGLLACLYGLVPRGASGFARDAAGIRVRALDETPLNARHVMLLIVLSVAVTIDAMKPTALSFVAPGMAKEYDLLAPTNAHGHTSVAWLPLVGITGTVLGSWIWGSLADRIGRRSAIVFAGILFMTTSICGAMPGYGWNLMMCLFMGIGAGGMLPIAFALMVETVPARHRGWAVVLVGGNTAAAYAVTSWLAATLTPTYSWRILWLIGLPTGVLFIALNHWIPESPRFLLATGRREEAERVMARYGAAVRSPEAGQEEEAYAESGSHYRFRHVLRGSFAAPTLAISVLAIGLGLVTYGFQQWVPTNLQHLGYTAVKSDYVVRNAALLGLPVTAAVAWLYQVWGSRRTIVASASLTALALAGFVLEGNRLVHDHALLSVLLVIPLAGVGSTTAVVAGYAAELYPTRIRSRGAGLAAGMTKAGGVLILAVVVASKTVPSITMTAVIGAVPLLIAAICFVWIGPETARRGLESITREMVAAGRG; encoded by the coding sequence TTGACATCCGAGATCTCATACCAGGAGCCGGACGAGCGCCGTGCCCGCGTGCGGGTCAAAGCATTTGAGCACCCGTTCGCTTTCTGGTCGGGCGCCATCATGTGCGCGGTCGGCGTCGGACTGCACCTGCCGATGTACTACTCGACGCGCTCGATGCACTACGTCATGGCGGGTATGCGGCCAGACGCCACGATGATCATCGGTATGGCCCTGATCGGGGTCGGTCTACTCGCCTGCCTCTACGGACTCGTTCCCCGCGGCGCGAGCGGCTTCGCCCGCGACGCGGCGGGCATCCGGGTGCGTGCCCTCGACGAGACCCCGCTCAATGCTCGGCACGTGATGCTGCTGATCGTCTTGTCCGTCGCCGTCACGATCGACGCGATGAAACCGACCGCGCTCTCGTTCGTGGCACCCGGCATGGCGAAGGAATACGACCTGCTCGCCCCGACCAATGCGCACGGCCACACCTCGGTGGCCTGGCTGCCGCTGGTCGGCATCACGGGCACCGTCCTCGGTTCGTGGATCTGGGGGAGTCTGGCCGATCGGATCGGTCGGCGCTCGGCCATCGTGTTCGCCGGAATCCTGTTCATGACGACGTCGATCTGCGGCGCGATGCCCGGCTACGGCTGGAACCTGATGATGTGCCTGTTCATGGGGATCGGGGCCGGAGGCATGCTGCCGATCGCCTTCGCGCTCATGGTCGAGACTGTTCCGGCCCGGCACCGCGGCTGGGCAGTCGTGCTGGTCGGCGGCAATACCGCCGCAGCGTATGCGGTCACGAGCTGGCTGGCCGCGACGCTCACGCCCACGTACAGCTGGCGGATCCTCTGGCTGATCGGCCTGCCCACCGGTGTGCTGTTCATCGCGCTGAACCACTGGATTCCCGAGTCTCCGCGCTTCTTGCTCGCCACCGGCCGCCGCGAGGAGGCCGAGCGGGTCATGGCGCGGTATGGCGCGGCCGTTCGAAGCCCGGAGGCGGGCCAAGAGGAGGAGGCATACGCCGAGAGCGGCAGCCACTATCGCTTCCGCCACGTGCTGCGCGGCTCCTTCGCCGCCCCGACCCTCGCCATCAGTGTGCTGGCCATCGGATTGGGCCTCGTCACCTACGGATTCCAGCAGTGGGTCCCGACGAACCTGCAGCATCTCGGGTACACGGCGGTGAAGTCGGACTACGTCGTGCGCAACGCCGCGTTGCTCGGGTTGCCGGTCACCGCTGCTGTGGCTTGGCTCTACCAGGTCTGGGGGAGCCGCCGGACCATCGTCGCGTCGGCTTCGCTGACCGCATTGGCGCTGGCGGGCTTCGTGCTCGAAGGCAACAGGCTGGTTCATGACCACGCACTGCTCTCCGTGCTGCTCGTCATCCCACTGGCCGGAGTCGGATCCACGACGGCCGTCGTCGCGGGCTATGCGGCCGAGCTGTACCCGACACGGATCCGCTCGCGCGGAGCGGGCCTCGCGGCGGGCATGACCAAGGCGGGGGGCGTACTCATCCTCGCTGTCGTCGTGGCGTCGAAAACCGTGCCGTCCATCACGATGACGGCGGTTATCGGCGCGGTGCCGCTCTTGATTGCGGCGATCTGTTTCGTCTGGATCGGCCCGGAGACCGCGCGACGCGGGCTCGAGTCCATCACCCGCGAGATGGTCGCCGCAGGTCGCGGCTGA